Proteins found in one Paraburkholderia caballeronis genomic segment:
- a CDS encoding molybdopterin-containing oxidoreductase family protein — protein MNAPTGFARAVCPHDCPDTCAMRVTVEDGRAVKVTGDPDHPPTQGVLCTKVSRYAERVHHPRRLTQPMKRVGRKGEGRFEPIGWDEAVAIAAAKLGEIARRAPEAIVPYSYAGTMGLVQGDSIAQRFFHKLGASRLDRAICASAGAAGLRYTYGASVGMHTEYFAESEVILIWGANPIASNLHLWTRVQEAKRNGATVIAIDPYRSLTAEKCQQHIALKPGTDAALALGIMHVLIVEDRLDHAYIAAHTQGFDGLKARALTYTPARVAAICGIDEQTVVDLARLYASTRKSAIRMNYGMQRVRGGGNAVRAIACLPALTGAWRERSGGALLSSSGWSPADVNALQRPDLMPGWPSKLPRVINMNQIGDALTHEGDAAFGPKIEAIVVYNSNPVAVAPDSAKVAAGFARDDLFTIVLEQFQTDTADYADLLLPATTQLEHLDIHKSYGHTHVMVNLPAIAPVGGALPNTEIFRRIARGMQLTEPALFESDDEVASRAFRWDDPALEGVDWPTLKAQGWAKLKIADAPFANGGFPTTTGKCEFYSDALAKSGLDPLPDYLPPYESADHAPELAARYPLAMISPPARNFLNTTFVNVESLRATEGEPHLDLHPSDAADRGVADGDEVRVFNDRGSLRARARVTERAREGLVVGLSIWWKKLAPDGRNANQVTSQALTDLGGSATFYDCLVEVERA, from the coding sequence ATGAATGCCCCGACCGGATTTGCCCGCGCAGTCTGCCCGCACGACTGTCCCGACACCTGCGCGATGCGCGTGACGGTCGAGGACGGCAGGGCGGTGAAGGTGACCGGAGATCCCGATCATCCACCGACCCAAGGCGTGCTGTGCACGAAGGTGAGCCGCTATGCGGAGCGGGTGCACCATCCGCGCCGGCTGACGCAGCCGATGAAGCGTGTCGGTCGCAAGGGCGAAGGCCGTTTCGAGCCGATCGGTTGGGACGAAGCGGTCGCGATCGCGGCCGCGAAGCTCGGCGAAATTGCGCGGCGCGCACCCGAAGCGATCGTGCCGTACAGCTACGCGGGCACGATGGGCCTCGTGCAGGGCGACAGCATCGCGCAGCGCTTCTTTCACAAGCTCGGCGCGTCGCGGCTCGACCGCGCGATCTGCGCGTCGGCCGGCGCGGCCGGCCTTCGCTATACGTATGGCGCGAGTGTCGGGATGCATACCGAATACTTCGCGGAAAGCGAAGTCATCCTGATCTGGGGCGCGAACCCGATCGCCTCGAACCTGCATCTGTGGACGCGCGTGCAGGAGGCAAAGCGCAACGGCGCGACGGTGATCGCGATCGATCCTTACCGCTCGCTGACGGCCGAGAAATGCCAACAGCACATCGCGCTGAAGCCGGGCACCGATGCGGCGCTCGCGCTCGGCATCATGCATGTGCTGATCGTCGAGGATCGGCTCGATCACGCGTACATCGCCGCGCACACGCAGGGTTTCGACGGACTGAAAGCGCGCGCGCTCACGTATACGCCGGCGCGCGTCGCGGCGATCTGCGGGATCGACGAGCAGACTGTCGTCGATCTCGCCCGGCTCTATGCGTCCACGCGCAAGTCGGCGATCCGGATGAACTACGGGATGCAGCGCGTGCGCGGCGGCGGCAATGCGGTGCGCGCGATCGCGTGTCTGCCCGCGTTGACCGGCGCGTGGCGCGAACGTTCGGGCGGCGCGCTGCTGTCGTCGTCGGGCTGGTCGCCGGCCGACGTGAACGCATTGCAGCGCCCGGATCTGATGCCCGGCTGGCCGTCGAAGCTGCCGCGCGTGATCAACATGAACCAGATCGGCGATGCGTTGACGCACGAAGGCGACGCGGCGTTCGGCCCGAAGATCGAAGCGATCGTCGTGTACAACTCGAATCCGGTCGCGGTCGCGCCGGATTCCGCGAAAGTGGCCGCGGGTTTCGCGCGCGACGACCTGTTCACGATCGTGCTGGAGCAGTTCCAGACCGACACCGCCGACTACGCGGACCTGCTGCTGCCTGCAACGACGCAGCTCGAACATCTGGACATCCACAAGTCGTACGGCCATACGCACGTGATGGTGAACCTGCCGGCAATCGCGCCGGTCGGCGGCGCGCTGCCGAACACGGAAATCTTCCGGCGGATCGCGCGCGGCATGCAACTGACGGAGCCGGCGCTGTTCGAGAGCGACGACGAAGTCGCATCGCGCGCGTTCCGCTGGGACGACCCCGCGCTCGAAGGCGTCGACTGGCCGACGCTGAAGGCGCAGGGCTGGGCGAAGCTGAAGATCGCGGACGCGCCGTTCGCGAACGGCGGTTTTCCGACGACGACCGGCAAGTGCGAGTTCTACAGCGACGCGCTCGCGAAGTCGGGCCTCGATCCGCTGCCGGATTATCTGCCGCCGTACGAGTCGGCCGACCATGCGCCGGAGCTGGCCGCGCGTTATCCGCTCGCCATGATCTCGCCGCCTGCCCGCAACTTCCTGAACACGACTTTCGTGAACGTCGAAAGCCTGCGCGCGACCGAAGGCGAGCCGCACCTCGATCTGCATCCGTCCGATGCGGCGGACCGCGGCGTCGCGGACGGCGACGAGGTTCGCGTATTCAACGACCGCGGATCGCTGCGCGCGCGGGCGCGCGTCACCGAGCGCGCCCGCGAAGGACTCGTCGTCGGGTTGTCGATCTGGTGGAAGAAACTCGCGCCGGACGGCCGCAACGCGAACCAGGTGACGAGCCAGGCGTTGACCGACCTCGGCGGCTCGGCGACGTTCTACGACTGCCTCGTCGAAGTC